GTATTAATCCAAATGTATGGTTACTAATATATCTCCGATGTTATACCATAAGCAGCTAACCACATCAGAGCTGTATACCATTAATACACTTTACAAAACAAAAACACCTAAGCAACATGATCTTCTATTAATACCTCTAATTAAACGTCTACAAATAAACTTCTCCAAGTAAGTGTTTATAGCGGTAACACATCCTTTGGTATTTACCATCGAAAAATAAGAGATTTTTTTCATTGAATTCTTTTTTTAAAAGGATTATTCAGAACTTTAGACTGCACTAACAATTCGTAAGCGGAGTTTATATTTCGACAGAAAACAGCTCAAATCTTTTATTTTTATAATGAGCGAAAATAAATTGTGGAAAATTATTGACTCAGATTATTCAACGAATGAAAAGCAGCAAAAAATCAACATAAACCTCTGATTAACAAGTATTTTAAAGATAATTTAAATTTTAATTTTTTTAGTTGTTTTTTTTTTTGAACTTCGAATCTCCGATAGGTTATTAACATTTCAACCATCGATTATTGAAAATCAGAATATTACAAAATACGGTATGGAAAAAACGAGTACAAGTGTATGGAATAGTTGCTTAGAAATTATAAAAGATAACATTCCAGCCCAAAGCTTCAAAACATGGTTTGAACCTATATCCGCTTTGCGTTTGGAAGGAAATGTATTGACCATACAAGTACCCAGTTTATTTTTTTATGAATGGCTCGAAGAACATTATGTTGGCCTGCTACGTAAAACAGTAAAAAAACAATTAGGAGAAAGCGGCCGCTTGGAATACAATATAGTAGTTGAAAAATCATCTAAAAACATACCGTACACAACTAACATTCCTTCCAACGGTAATGGCGCTGAAGGGAAAAAGCAGTCGATTCCTGTGCCTGTTGCTTTAAATAAAGACATTAAGAATCCATTTGTCATTCCAGGTTTAAAAAAGCTGCATGTAGACCCCCAACTGAATCAAAATTATACGTTTGATAATTTTATAGAAGGAGACTGCAATAGACTTGCTCGCTCGGCCGGCTATGCGGTTGCAAGTAAACCTGGCGGGACGTCGTTCAATCCACTCATGATATATGGAGGCGTTGGATTAGGCAAAACGCATCTGGCACAAGCAATAGGCAATGAGGTAAAACGAAATATGGCAGACAGGCTTGTTATTTATGTCTCTTGTGAAAAATTTTGCCAACAGTTTGTCGATTCGTTAAAAAACAATACGATAAACGATTTTGTCAATTTTTACCAAGCTATGGACGTAATTATTATGGACGATGTACATAATTTTGCCGGCAAAGACAAAACACAGGATATCTTTTTTCACATCTTCAATCATCTTCACCAATCAGGAAAGCAGATCATACTTACATCAGATAAAGCCCCTAAAGATCTAGCAGGCCTAGAAGAACGTCTTCTTAGTCGTTTTAAATGGGGGCTGTCCGCAGACATGCAAGTACCGGATCTGGAAACTAGAATGGCTATACTAAAGAAGAAAATGTATGCTGATGGTATAGACTTGCCATATGAAGTCGTGGAATACGTAGCCAACAATATTGACAATAATGTACGTGAACTGGAAGGTGCTATGGTATCACTATTGGCACAAGCAACGCTAAATAAGAAAGAAATTGATCTAAACCTAGCGAAATCAATGTTAAAGAATTTTATAAAAAATTCGCACAAAGAGATTTCCATAGATTTTATACAGAAATTAGTATGTGAATATTTTGAAGTTCCAGTAGAAATGGTCAAATCAAAAACTAGAAAGCGGGAGATCGTGCAAGCTCGACAGATTTCTATGTATTTAGCAAAAAATCACACAAAAACCTCACTTAAATCTATAGGGGCATTTTTTGGAGGAAGAGACCATTCTACGGTAATTTACGCCTGCCAAACAGTAGAAGACTTAATCGATACCGACAAAAAGTTCAAAGCCTACGTTCAAGATATTCAGAAAAAGCTTAAAATGAGCTAATTATTTTTGCAAAAATAAAATTCAGATAGCTAAATAATAAAACGGGAGCTTATATGTCAACTCCCGTTTTACTAAAAAACGCTAAAGCTCTTCCAAACTTATTTAACAGCTATTTCCTTTGCTTCAACCTTTTCTTGCTTCTTTTTATTCACGCTTAAAACCAAAACACCATCTTTGTAAGATGCTTCGATCTTATCAACATCCACAGCTTCAGGCAAAGTAAACGAACGTTTAAAAGAACTATAGCTAAACTCCTTACGGCTGTATCGCCTTGCATCCTCAAGCTTTTCAGCCTTATGTTCTGCACTTACGGTAAGAATATCATGCTCTACAGCAATTTTAAAATCCTCTTTACTAAACCCGGGAACCGCAAATTCTACATGAAAAGCATCCGCAGACTCTGCAACATTCACTGATGGATACTTAGCAGC
This Olivibacter sp. SDN3 DNA region includes the following protein-coding sequences:
- a CDS encoding Hsp20/alpha crystallin family protein, which codes for MSISRFVDNNKIRKIDPWVNNLFDDLFRDSFGVVNGAAKYPSVNVAESADAFHVEFAVPGFSKEDFKIAVEHDILTVSAEHKAEKLEDARRYSRKEFSYSSFKRSFTLPEAVDVDKIEASYKDGVLVLSVNKKKQEKVEAKEIAVK
- the dnaA gene encoding chromosomal replication initiator protein DnaA gives rise to the protein MEKTSTSVWNSCLEIIKDNIPAQSFKTWFEPISALRLEGNVLTIQVPSLFFYEWLEEHYVGLLRKTVKKQLGESGRLEYNIVVEKSSKNIPYTTNIPSNGNGAEGKKQSIPVPVALNKDIKNPFVIPGLKKLHVDPQLNQNYTFDNFIEGDCNRLARSAGYAVASKPGGTSFNPLMIYGGVGLGKTHLAQAIGNEVKRNMADRLVIYVSCEKFCQQFVDSLKNNTINDFVNFYQAMDVIIMDDVHNFAGKDKTQDIFFHIFNHLHQSGKQIILTSDKAPKDLAGLEERLLSRFKWGLSADMQVPDLETRMAILKKKMYADGIDLPYEVVEYVANNIDNNVRELEGAMVSLLAQATLNKKEIDLNLAKSMLKNFIKNSHKEISIDFIQKLVCEYFEVPVEMVKSKTRKREIVQARQISMYLAKNHTKTSLKSIGAFFGGRDHSTVIYACQTVEDLIDTDKKFKAYVQDIQKKLKMS